One window of Nocardia sp. NBC_00508 genomic DNA carries:
- a CDS encoding class I SAM-dependent methyltransferase has product MDAADWDERYAQTELVWGAPPNNTVVEHVYGLERRLPLQPATPDGEPLEFPRALDLACGEGRNALWLATHGWQVHAVDYSQVGIDKGRTVASRLSRSVRGRITWQCADVTDLGAAGVTGPFELVLMVFLHLPVEQRRAVVRKAAGLLAPEGTLFVLGHDTTNLTDGCGGPQEPAILFTPDDIVADLGPAIAAHRISVRIADRVYRPTEAREAIDALVIATRPAE; this is encoded by the coding sequence ATGGATGCGGCCGATTGGGACGAGCGCTATGCGCAAACGGAATTGGTCTGGGGCGCACCGCCGAACAACACCGTGGTGGAACATGTCTACGGATTGGAACGGCGATTGCCGCTGCAGCCCGCCACACCTGACGGCGAACCGCTGGAGTTCCCTCGCGCACTCGACTTGGCGTGCGGTGAGGGCCGCAACGCCCTATGGCTGGCCACGCACGGTTGGCAGGTGCACGCGGTCGATTACTCCCAGGTGGGCATCGACAAGGGGCGCACGGTGGCGTCACGACTGTCCCGCTCGGTCCGCGGTCGGATCACCTGGCAGTGCGCAGACGTCACCGACCTGGGCGCGGCGGGTGTCACGGGGCCGTTCGAGCTGGTGCTGATGGTCTTCCTACACCTGCCCGTCGAGCAGCGCCGCGCGGTGGTCCGTAAGGCGGCAGGCCTGCTGGCTCCCGAAGGCACCTTGTTCGTCCTCGGCCACGACACCACCAACCTCACCGACGGCTGCGGCGGCCCCCAAGAACCCGCCATCCTCTTCACCCCCGACGACATCGTCGCCGACCTCGGCCCCGCGATCGCCGCCCACCGCATCAGCGTGCGCATCGCCGACCGGGTCTACCGACCGACCGAAGCCCGCGAAGCCATCGACGCGCTGGTCATTGCCACCCGGCCCGCCGAATAG
- a CDS encoding alpha/beta hydrolase family protein, with protein MRIETNAGPAEVELEQPRGPAFLLLLTHGAGGGVDSKDLLVVRDSALRLGGAVARVVQPYRVAGRRAPGSAVKQDEAWLEIVARLRGRKRIPLIQGGRSNGARVACRTAVAAGARGVLALSFPLHPPGKPENSRRDELVAPGDIEVVVVNGANDPFGIPDPADAAEVRVIPGQPHSFRAGFDLIAETVTPWLERWS; from the coding sequence GTGCGCATCGAGACGAATGCCGGACCGGCCGAGGTCGAGCTCGAGCAGCCGCGCGGGCCCGCGTTCCTGCTGCTGCTCACGCATGGTGCTGGTGGCGGAGTGGACTCGAAAGACCTTCTCGTGGTGCGTGATTCGGCGCTGCGGTTGGGCGGCGCGGTGGCGCGGGTGGTGCAGCCGTATCGGGTCGCCGGGCGTCGCGCACCTGGTTCGGCGGTCAAGCAGGACGAGGCGTGGCTAGAGATCGTCGCTCGGCTACGCGGCCGCAAGCGCATTCCCCTGATCCAAGGTGGGCGCAGCAATGGGGCGCGGGTCGCCTGCCGCACGGCTGTCGCGGCCGGGGCTCGCGGCGTGCTCGCGCTTTCGTTCCCGCTGCACCCGCCGGGCAAGCCGGAGAACTCCCGCCGGGACGAGCTGGTCGCCCCCGGAGACATCGAGGTGGTGGTCGTCAACGGCGCCAACGACCCGTTCGGCATTCCCGATCCGGCCGACGCCGCCGAAGTGCGGGTCATCCCTGGCCAGCCGCACTCTTTCCGCGCCGGGTTCGATCTCATCGCCGAGACCGTCACCCCGTGGTTGGAGCGCTGGTCCTGA
- a CDS encoding acyl-CoA dehydrogenase, translated as MGHYKSNVRDLEFNLFEVLGLGSILDSGAYGDLDADTVKEMLNEVRRLAEGPLGESFADADRNPPVFDPATHTVTLPESFKKSYRTLQDGGWDKLGITEELGGLPIPRAAYWAIAELLLGAQPAAFMYAAGPGFANIFYNNATEEQKGWAKIAADQGWGATMVLTEPDAGSDVGAGRTKAIQQEDGSWHIEGVKRFITSADSDDLFPNIMHLVLARPEGAGAGTKGLSLFFVPKFHFDHQTGELGERNGAFVTNVEHKMGLKVSSTCEVTFGGHGIPAKGWLVGEVHNGIAQMFDVIEHARMMVGTKAIATLSTGYLNARDYAKERVQGADLTRMTDKAAPRVTITHHPDVRRSLATQKAYAEGLRAVYLYTAAHQNADVAQLVSGADADLAARVNDLLLPIVKGVGSERAYQYLTESLQTLGGSGFLQDYPIEQYIRDAKIDSLYEGTTAIQAQDFFFRKIARDRGVALAHVAGQVQKFIESEAGNGRLKGERKLLATALEDVQAMAATLTGHLMGAQEQPSELYKVGLGSVRFLLSVGDLLVGWQLLRQAEIAIAALDNGATGADQAFYQGKIAVAQFFARNILPELTATRAVLATLDNDLMELDEAAF; from the coding sequence ATGGGTCACTACAAGAGCAACGTCCGCGACCTGGAGTTCAACCTCTTCGAGGTCTTGGGCCTCGGGTCCATCCTGGATAGCGGCGCCTACGGCGATCTCGACGCGGACACCGTCAAGGAGATGCTGAACGAGGTGCGTCGCCTGGCGGAGGGCCCGCTCGGTGAATCGTTCGCCGACGCCGACCGCAACCCGCCGGTCTTCGACCCCGCGACCCACACGGTCACGCTGCCCGAATCCTTCAAGAAGAGCTACCGCACCCTCCAGGATGGCGGCTGGGACAAGCTGGGCATCACCGAGGAGCTCGGCGGCCTGCCGATCCCGCGCGCGGCCTACTGGGCCATTGCGGAGCTGCTTCTGGGTGCGCAGCCGGCCGCGTTCATGTACGCCGCCGGCCCGGGCTTCGCGAACATCTTCTACAACAACGCCACCGAAGAGCAGAAGGGCTGGGCGAAGATCGCCGCCGACCAGGGCTGGGGCGCCACCATGGTGCTGACCGAGCCCGATGCCGGTTCCGACGTGGGCGCCGGCCGCACCAAGGCGATCCAGCAGGAGGACGGCTCCTGGCACATCGAGGGCGTGAAGCGCTTCATCACCTCCGCCGACTCCGACGACCTGTTCCCGAACATCATGCACCTGGTGCTGGCCCGCCCCGAGGGCGCGGGAGCCGGCACCAAGGGCCTGTCGCTGTTCTTCGTGCCGAAGTTCCACTTCGACCACCAGACCGGCGAACTGGGCGAGCGCAACGGCGCCTTCGTCACCAACGTCGAGCACAAGATGGGCCTGAAGGTCTCGTCCACCTGTGAGGTCACCTTCGGCGGGCACGGCATCCCGGCCAAGGGCTGGCTGGTGGGCGAGGTGCACAATGGCATCGCGCAGATGTTCGACGTCATCGAGCACGCTCGCATGATGGTGGGCACCAAGGCCATCGCGACCCTGTCGACCGGCTACCTGAACGCCCGCGACTACGCCAAGGAGCGGGTCCAGGGCGCGGATCTGACCCGGATGACGGACAAGGCCGCGCCGCGCGTGACCATCACCCACCACCCGGACGTGCGGCGCTCGCTGGCCACCCAGAAGGCGTACGCCGAGGGTTTGCGCGCGGTCTACCTCTACACCGCGGCGCACCAGAATGCCGATGTGGCACAGCTGGTTTCCGGTGCGGACGCCGACCTGGCCGCCCGCGTCAATGACCTGCTGCTGCCGATCGTCAAGGGTGTCGGTTCGGAGCGGGCCTACCAGTACCTCACCGAGTCGCTGCAGACCCTGGGTGGTTCCGGCTTCCTGCAGGACTACCCGATCGAGCAGTACATCCGGGACGCGAAGATCGACTCGCTGTACGAGGGCACCACCGCCATCCAGGCGCAGGACTTCTTCTTCCGCAAGATCGCCCGCGACCGCGGCGTCGCGCTGGCCCACGTGGCCGGCCAGGTGCAGAAGTTCATCGAGTCCGAGGCGGGCAACGGCCGCCTCAAGGGCGAGCGCAAGCTGCTGGCCACCGCGCTGGAGGACGTGCAGGCCATGGCCGCCACGCTCACCGGCCACCTGATGGGCGCCCAGGAGCAGCCGAGCGAGCTGTACAAGGTCGGCCTGGGTTCGGTGCGCTTCCTGCTCTCGGTCGGCGACCTGCTCGTCGGCTGGCAGCTGCTGCGTCAGGCCGAGATCGCCATCGCCGCGCTCGACAACGGCGCGACCGGCGCCGACCAGGCGTTCTACCAGGGCAAGATCGCCGTCGCGCAGTTCTTCGCGCGCAACATCCTGCCGGAGCTGACCGCCACCCGCGCCGTGCTGGCCACCCTGGACAACGACCTCATGGAGCTGGACGAAGCCGCCTTCTGA
- a CDS encoding helix-turn-helix domain-containing protein, with protein sequence MRNATGIGAYLRERRLAAGLTATHLAERAGLAEPVLDQVETGAVTPSYPLLEQLFDALEVPTWYRRHIVVLTLPNFFEAAYGPGPEVPTPDDRADLHSLPDPACYQRMPTQDLVAANSAFERTFPGAVARSTMLEWMFLDSAAKRVMVDWAVEAQLLVDAFRILSPLALRERVEEIAERCRRSPDWDRMWTTEVRSADIPRSRVQIRDLATRRVRTMSMRVYSPELPQRPWWLYRLVPIERTRGAYAPR encoded by the coding sequence ATGCGCAACGCGACTGGGATCGGCGCTTACTTGCGCGAACGACGACTCGCCGCTGGATTGACGGCCACCCACCTGGCCGAACGCGCCGGACTCGCCGAGCCGGTGCTGGACCAGGTCGAAACGGGCGCGGTCACGCCGAGTTACCCGCTGCTCGAGCAGCTGTTCGACGCGCTCGAAGTGCCGACCTGGTACCGCAGGCACATCGTCGTGCTGACCTTGCCGAACTTCTTCGAAGCCGCCTACGGACCAGGACCCGAGGTGCCGACCCCCGACGACCGGGCCGACCTGCACAGCCTTCCCGATCCAGCCTGCTATCAGCGGATGCCGACGCAGGATCTGGTGGCCGCGAACTCCGCCTTCGAGCGGACTTTTCCGGGAGCCGTCGCGCGATCCACCATGCTGGAGTGGATGTTTCTGGACTCGGCCGCCAAACGGGTGATGGTGGACTGGGCCGTCGAGGCGCAACTTCTGGTCGACGCCTTCCGCATCCTGTCCCCCCTCGCGCTGCGCGAGCGCGTCGAGGAGATCGCCGAGCGCTGCCGCCGCTCCCCCGATTGGGACCGCATGTGGACCACCGAGGTTCGCTCCGCGGACATCCCGCGCAGCAGAGTTCAGATACGCGACCTCGCCACGCGCCGGGTCCGCACGATGAGCATGCGGGTGTACAGCCCCGAGCTGCCGCAACGGCCATGGTGGCTCTACCGGCTGGTGCCGATCGAACGAACGCGTGGCGCGTACGCGCCGAGGTAG
- a CDS encoding DUF4185 domain-containing protein: MTRSLSALVGAGALAAVLSLAAAAPVGADPNNVIPIPALNGIHGLPNLPGPTKAVFQVTGMDSPNRTENVNVLGTDLGIMWDDGHGRMITAFGDSAGLGIPNLLAGSMWAWTSNVLFRSSTHDPANGILFEDVVPNPLPSPKIPGIEISLIPTAGISVGGVQYMSLMSVREWGDHGKWHTNFSTLAASNDRGTTWTPLTHTRRANVDGHENFQQNAFLKAGGYIYRYGTPSGRNSPGFVSRAKESDIANIDAYEYWDGREWKPTDAKTAAPIVGGVAELSVMWNDHLGRFVMLTTDPFNSVVMRTASAPEGPWSEPRVLIEAHALPTAYAPMIFPYQTGSDLYFLVTQHTQYNVLLMRTPL, from the coding sequence ATGACTCGATCGCTGTCCGCACTTGTCGGCGCCGGTGCGCTCGCCGCGGTCCTCTCGCTCGCCGCCGCCGCGCCGGTCGGAGCCGACCCCAACAACGTGATACCGATCCCAGCCCTCAACGGCATCCACGGACTGCCGAACCTGCCCGGCCCGACCAAGGCCGTGTTCCAGGTGACCGGCATGGACAGCCCGAACCGCACCGAGAATGTCAACGTGCTCGGCACCGACCTCGGGATCATGTGGGACGACGGCCATGGCCGGATGATCACCGCCTTCGGCGACAGCGCGGGGCTCGGCATCCCCAACCTGCTTGCGGGCAGCATGTGGGCCTGGACCAGCAACGTGCTCTTCCGCAGCTCGACACACGACCCGGCCAACGGCATCCTCTTCGAGGACGTGGTGCCGAATCCGTTGCCGAGCCCGAAGATTCCCGGCATCGAGATCAGTTTGATCCCCACGGCGGGCATCTCGGTGGGCGGTGTGCAGTACATGAGCCTGATGTCGGTCCGCGAATGGGGCGACCATGGCAAGTGGCACACCAACTTCTCCACGCTGGCCGCCTCGAATGACCGCGGCACCACCTGGACGCCGCTCACCCACACTCGCCGCGCCAACGTCGACGGCCACGAGAACTTCCAGCAGAACGCCTTCCTGAAGGCGGGCGGCTACATATACCGCTACGGCACTCCCTCCGGCCGCAACAGCCCCGGATTCGTCTCCCGCGCAAAAGAATCCGATATCGCCAACATCGACGCCTACGAATACTGGGACGGCAGAGAGTGGAAGCCCACCGACGCCAAAACCGCGGCGCCGATCGTCGGCGGTGTGGCCGAACTATCGGTGATGTGGAACGACCACCTCGGCCGGTTCGTCATGCTCACCACCGATCCGTTCAACAGTGTCGTCATGCGTACCGCGTCCGCCCCCGAAGGGCCGTGGAGCGAACCCCGGGTACTGATCGAAGCCCACGCCCTGCCCACCGCCTACGCCCCGATGATCTTCCCGTACCAAACCGGCAGTGATCTCTACTTCCTGGTCACCCAGCACACCCAGTACAACGTGCTGCTGATGCGAACGCCGCTGTGA
- a CDS encoding VanW family protein, translated as MGIAAGAVLAIAGLGYAVDWVLSSGDVPRGTVVAGVDIGGMDKSAADTALRAELEPRASRELPLRIGDVQTGIVPSSAGLSVDWNATWTRIGSQPLNPFTRLASVFTTRDVAIVSAVDEPALDRQLSDLRVHDRPTVEGTITFDKARPVAVPPVPGRVLDAASARAELVDNWIAGAALDLPVVPAPQSVRPDAVDKALREIAQPAVQAPITFAGKGAGAELEPEQIASVLTFAPDGQGGLAVSVNQDAAIGLLAPQLAPSEVEPKDATFALSGGRPAVVPAVIGDKINWPKTFEQFSALLVAPGERTGQAVYERIEPKVTTEAAQGLGIIESVGSFTTSGFSGPSGVNIRTVARKVNGAIVKPGETFSLNEFTGPRGTAEGYVESGIIDHGRPSTAVGGGISQFATTLYNAAYFAGMEDAGHTEHSYYISRYPAAREATVFDGAIDLRFRNNSQTGVYVEAFVTDSEVTVRLWGTKSVDVESVTGEKTKPTEPKTITLPKGKDCIASEGAPGFTITDTRVITDRKTGREVSRTTRTVKYDPIPVVKCE; from the coding sequence GTGGGCATCGCGGCCGGCGCGGTGCTCGCGATCGCGGGTCTCGGATACGCGGTGGACTGGGTGCTGTCCTCGGGTGACGTGCCCCGCGGCACCGTCGTCGCGGGCGTCGACATCGGCGGCATGGACAAGTCCGCGGCCGATACCGCCCTGCGGGCCGAACTCGAGCCGAGAGCGAGCCGGGAACTACCGCTGCGCATCGGTGACGTGCAGACCGGCATCGTGCCGAGTTCGGCCGGGCTCTCCGTGGACTGGAACGCCACCTGGACGCGGATCGGCTCGCAGCCGCTCAACCCGTTCACCCGGCTCGCCTCCGTGTTCACCACCCGCGACGTCGCGATCGTCAGCGCGGTGGACGAACCGGCACTGGACCGTCAATTGTCCGACCTGCGGGTGCACGACCGCCCCACGGTCGAGGGCACCATCACCTTCGACAAGGCCAGACCTGTTGCCGTACCGCCGGTTCCGGGCCGGGTGCTCGACGCCGCCTCCGCGCGTGCGGAATTGGTCGACAACTGGATCGCCGGTGCGGCGCTGGATCTTCCGGTCGTTCCCGCGCCGCAGAGCGTGCGCCCGGACGCGGTGGACAAGGCTTTGCGCGAGATCGCGCAGCCCGCCGTGCAGGCGCCGATCACGTTCGCGGGCAAGGGCGCGGGCGCCGAGCTCGAGCCGGAGCAGATCGCGTCCGTGCTGACCTTCGCGCCGGACGGACAGGGCGGTCTCGCGGTGTCGGTGAACCAGGACGCCGCGATCGGCCTGCTCGCACCGCAGCTCGCGCCTTCGGAAGTCGAACCGAAGGACGCCACCTTCGCGCTGTCGGGCGGTAGACCGGCGGTCGTTCCAGCGGTGATCGGCGACAAGATCAACTGGCCGAAGACCTTCGAACAGTTCAGCGCGCTGCTGGTCGCCCCCGGCGAGCGGACCGGGCAGGCGGTCTACGAGCGAATCGAACCGAAAGTGACCACCGAGGCGGCACAAGGCCTCGGCATCATCGAGTCCGTTGGTTCGTTCACCACCAGCGGATTCAGCGGACCGTCCGGTGTCAATATCCGCACCGTGGCCAGGAAGGTCAACGGTGCGATCGTGAAGCCGGGAGAAACGTTCTCGCTCAACGAATTCACCGGCCCGCGCGGTACCGCGGAAGGATACGTCGAGTCCGGCATCATCGACCACGGCCGACCGAGCACCGCGGTCGGCGGCGGCATCAGCCAGTTCGCCACCACGCTCTACAACGCGGCGTACTTCGCCGGTATGGAGGACGCGGGCCACACCGAGCACAGCTACTACATCTCCCGCTACCCGGCCGCCCGCGAGGCAACCGTCTTCGACGGCGCGATCGACCTGAGATTCCGCAACAACAGCCAAACCGGCGTTTACGTCGAAGCTTTCGTCACCGACTCGGAGGTGACCGTCCGGTTGTGGGGCACCAAGTCGGTGGACGTCGAATCCGTCACCGGCGAGAAGACCAAACCGACCGAACCCAAGACCATCACCTTGCCCAAGGGCAAGGACTGCATCGCCTCCGAAGGCGCCCCCGGCTTCACCATCACCGACACCCGCGTTATCACCGACCGCAAAACCGGACGCGAAGTCTCCCGTACGACGCGGACGGTGAAGTACGACCCGATTCCGGTCGTGAAGTGCGAGTGA
- the gnd gene encoding phosphogluconate dehydrogenase (NAD(+)-dependent, decarboxylating) has protein sequence MQLGMIGLGRMGANIVRRIVTDGHTAVGYERRAQHIDELRAELGDGFQGSTDLAEFVSMLETPRVVWVMIPAGATGSVIDQVAELLEPGDIVIDGGNSRYHEDIERAERLRPKGIHYLDIGTSGGVFGRTRGFCLMIGGEAEQVKYLDPLLKSIAPGLEAAERTPGRSGEPSTAELGYLHCGPAGAGHFVKMVHNGIEYGAMAAYAEGLNILHKANYGAEHAGEFSAEETPLEHPEYYRYNIDVPEVTEVWRRGSVVASWLLDLTAAALHADPDLESYSGRVSDSGEGRWTIDAAIDTGVPVPVLAAALFARFSSRGEALYADKMLSAMREAFGGHIELPGK, from the coding sequence ATGCAGCTGGGAATGATCGGCCTCGGCCGGATGGGCGCCAACATCGTGCGTCGGATCGTCACGGACGGGCACACTGCCGTCGGGTACGAACGCCGTGCCCAGCACATCGACGAACTGCGCGCCGAGCTCGGGGACGGCTTCCAGGGCAGCACCGACCTCGCCGAGTTCGTGAGCATGCTGGAGACGCCGCGCGTGGTCTGGGTGATGATCCCCGCGGGCGCGACCGGCTCGGTGATCGACCAGGTGGCCGAACTGCTCGAGCCGGGCGACATCGTCATCGACGGCGGCAACAGCCGCTACCACGAGGACATCGAGCGAGCCGAGCGGCTGCGGCCGAAAGGCATCCATTACCTGGACATCGGCACCTCGGGCGGAGTGTTCGGCCGGACCCGCGGGTTCTGCCTGATGATCGGCGGCGAGGCGGAGCAGGTGAAATACCTGGATCCGCTGCTCAAATCCATCGCGCCGGGTCTGGAGGCGGCGGAGCGGACGCCCGGACGCTCCGGCGAGCCGTCCACCGCCGAGCTGGGTTATCTGCACTGCGGACCGGCGGGCGCGGGGCACTTCGTGAAGATGGTGCACAACGGCATCGAGTACGGGGCCATGGCCGCCTACGCCGAAGGGTTGAATATCCTGCACAAGGCCAACTACGGTGCCGAGCACGCGGGCGAGTTCTCCGCGGAGGAGACGCCGCTGGAGCACCCCGAGTACTACCGGTACAACATCGACGTGCCGGAGGTCACCGAGGTGTGGCGGCGCGGTTCGGTGGTCGCCTCCTGGCTGCTCGACCTCACGGCGGCCGCGCTGCACGCCGACCCGGACCTGGAGTCCTACAGCGGCCGGGTGTCCGATTCCGGCGAAGGGCGCTGGACGATCGATGCCGCCATCGATACCGGCGTGCCCGTGCCGGTGCTCGCGGCCGCCTTGTTCGCGCGGTTCTCCTCGCGGGGCGAGGCACTGTACGCGGACAAGATGCTCTCGGCGATGCGCGAGGCGTTCGGCGGGCACATCGAACTCCCCGGCAAGTAG
- a CDS encoding acetyl-CoA C-acetyltransferase yields the protein MTSKARSAKSTAKTGKTTRPVAIVGGNRIPFARSDKAYAHASNQDMFTTALDGLVSRFGLQGERLGMVAGGAVLKRVGEHGLIRESVLGSKLSPYTPAHDLQLACGTGLQAIVTVGDAIAAGRIEAGVGGGTDTTSDAPIGVSEGLREWMLDANRAKTNTDRLKLVGQLRPSMLGIEIPRNAEPRTGLSMGEHAAITAKEFGIAREAQDELAYLSHKNMAAAYDRGFFDDLITPFLGLTRDDNLRPNSSVEKLATLKPVFGVKAGDATMTAGNSTPLTDGASAVLLASEEWAAERSLPVLAHLVDSEVAAVDYIHGPDGLLMAPTYAVPRLLARNGLTLQDFDYYEIHEAFASVVLATLAAWESDAYCKERLGLDGALGSIDRAKLNVNGSSLAAGHPFAATGGRIVASTAKLLAEKGSGRALISICAAGGQGVVAILEY from the coding sequence GTGACTAGCAAAGCCCGTTCGGCGAAGAGCACCGCCAAGACCGGTAAGACCACCCGCCCGGTCGCGATCGTGGGTGGCAACCGGATTCCGTTCGCTCGCTCGGACAAGGCGTATGCACACGCCTCCAACCAGGACATGTTCACCACCGCGCTGGACGGCCTGGTCAGCCGTTTCGGCCTGCAAGGCGAGCGGCTCGGCATGGTCGCCGGCGGCGCCGTGCTGAAGCGGGTCGGCGAGCACGGCTTGATCCGGGAGAGTGTGCTCGGCAGCAAGCTCAGCCCCTACACCCCCGCGCACGATCTGCAGCTGGCCTGCGGCACCGGGCTCCAGGCGATCGTCACCGTCGGTGACGCGATCGCCGCGGGTCGCATCGAAGCAGGCGTCGGCGGCGGCACCGACACCACCTCCGACGCGCCGATCGGCGTCAGCGAAGGCTTGCGCGAGTGGATGCTCGACGCCAACCGCGCCAAGACCAACACCGACCGTCTCAAGCTGGTCGGCCAGTTGCGCCCGAGCATGCTCGGCATCGAGATCCCACGCAACGCCGAGCCGCGCACCGGGTTGTCCATGGGTGAGCACGCCGCTATCACCGCAAAGGAATTCGGCATCGCGCGCGAGGCGCAGGACGAGCTGGCCTACCTGTCGCACAAGAACATGGCGGCCGCCTACGACCGCGGCTTCTTCGATGATCTGATCACGCCGTTCCTCGGCTTGACTCGTGACGACAACCTGCGGCCGAACTCCTCGGTCGAGAAGCTGGCCACCCTGAAGCCGGTCTTCGGTGTCAAGGCGGGCGACGCGACCATGACGGCGGGCAACTCCACCCCGCTGACCGACGGCGCCTCCGCGGTGCTGCTGGCCAGCGAGGAGTGGGCCGCCGAGCGCAGCCTGCCGGTACTGGCCCACCTGGTGGACAGCGAGGTCGCCGCGGTCGACTACATCCACGGCCCCGACGGCCTGCTGATGGCGCCCACCTACGCGGTGCCGCGCCTGCTCGCCCGCAACGGCCTGACCCTGCAGGACTTCGACTACTACGAGATCCACGAGGCGTTCGCCTCGGTGGTGCTGGCCACCCTGGCCGCGTGGGAGTCCGACGCCTACTGCAAGGAGCGCCTCGGCCTGGACGGTGCGCTCGGCTCGATCGATCGCGCCAAGCTCAACGTCAACGGCTCGTCGCTGGCCGCAGGGCACCCGTTCGCCGCGACCGGCGGCCGCATCGTCGCCTCCACCGCGAAGCTGCTGGCGGAGAAGGGGTCCGGCCGCGCGCTGATCTCCATCTGCGCCGCCGGCGGCCAGGGCGTCGTCGCCATCCTGGAGTACTAG
- a CDS encoding 3-oxoacyl-ACP reductase — MAASKSKGAPNLYGSFVHSAPGAFLASKLGLPQPEALRRYVKGASPLPGPVLLGGKGRVAEPVRALLSNYTFADALSPETKYGALVFDATGIGTIEDLSQLFEFFQPAMRSLAASGRVVVIGTTPELASSVDEQIAQRALEGFTRSVAKELRRGATAQLVYLHPEASAAATGLESSLRFLLSAKSAFVDGQVIRVGKDDAAAPADWDRPLEGKVAVVTGAARGIGATIAEVFARDGAQVIVADIPAAGEALSQTANKVGGTALALDVTAPDAAEKLAEFAAERFGGIDIIVHNAGITRDKLLANMDEGRWNAVINVNLAAPHRITEGLVARGALKEGGRVIDVSSIAGIAGNRGQTNYGASKAGVIGMVAAEAPKLAEKGITINAVAPGFIETAMTAAIPLATREAGRLMSSLQQGGQTVDVAETIAYFAGPASNAVTGNVVRVCGQSLIGA; from the coding sequence GTGGCAGCCAGCAAGAGTAAGGGTGCTCCCAACCTCTACGGATCGTTCGTACACTCCGCTCCCGGCGCGTTCCTGGCCAGCAAGCTCGGCCTGCCGCAGCCGGAGGCCTTGCGCCGCTACGTCAAGGGCGCGTCGCCGCTGCCCGGTCCGGTACTGCTCGGCGGCAAGGGCCGCGTCGCCGAGCCGGTCCGCGCGCTGCTGTCGAACTACACCTTCGCCGACGCGCTCAGCCCCGAAACCAAATACGGCGCCTTGGTGTTCGACGCCACCGGCATCGGCACGATCGAAGACCTCTCGCAGCTGTTCGAGTTCTTCCAGCCCGCCATGCGCAGCCTCGCTGCGTCCGGGCGCGTCGTGGTCATCGGCACCACGCCCGAGCTGGCGTCCAGTGTGGACGAGCAGATCGCGCAGCGCGCGCTGGAGGGCTTCACTCGCTCGGTGGCCAAGGAGCTGCGTCGCGGCGCGACCGCCCAGCTGGTCTACCTGCACCCGGAGGCGTCGGCCGCCGCGACCGGTCTGGAGTCGTCCCTGCGCTTCCTGCTCTCGGCCAAGTCGGCGTTCGTCGACGGTCAGGTCATCCGCGTCGGCAAGGACGACGCCGCCGCCCCCGCCGACTGGGACCGCCCGCTGGAGGGCAAGGTCGCCGTGGTCACCGGCGCGGCGCGCGGCATCGGTGCGACGATCGCCGAGGTGTTCGCCCGCGACGGCGCGCAGGTGATCGTGGCCGACATCCCGGCGGCGGGCGAGGCGCTGTCGCAGACCGCGAACAAGGTCGGCGGCACCGCGCTCGCGCTCGACGTGACCGCCCCCGACGCCGCCGAGAAGCTGGCCGAATTCGCCGCCGAGCGCTTCGGCGGCATCGACATCATCGTGCACAACGCGGGCATCACCCGCGACAAGTTGCTGGCGAACATGGACGAGGGCCGCTGGAACGCGGTCATCAACGTGAATCTCGCCGCGCCGCACCGCATTACCGAGGGACTGGTGGCCAGGGGCGCGCTGAAGGAGGGCGGTCGCGTGATCGACGTGTCCTCGATCGCGGGCATCGCGGGCAACCGCGGCCAGACCAACTACGGCGCTTCCAAGGCGGGCGTCATCGGCATGGTCGCCGCCGAGGCGCCGAAGCTGGCGGAGAAGGGCATCACCATCAACGCCGTCGCGCCCGGCTTCATCGAGACCGCGATGACCGCCGCCATCCCGTTGGCAACCCGTGAGGCGGGTCGTTTGATGAGCTCGTTGCAGCAGGGCGGCCAGACCGTCGACGTCGCCGAGACCATTGCCTACTTCGCGGGCCCGGCCTCGAACGCGGTGACCGGCAACGTCGTTCGGGTCTGCGGGCAGAGCCTGATCGGAGCATGA